Proteins from one Drosophila gunungcola strain Sukarami chromosome 3R, Dgunungcola_SK_2, whole genome shotgun sequence genomic window:
- the LOC128266138 gene encoding glucose dehydrogenase [FAD, quinone], with protein sequence MRFLEVLLLCLCSFQAARGQLLVDLARDFETSLLNNRIPDTTRFLPEYDFIIVGAGSAGCVLANRLSEITSASVLLLEAGDQETFISDVPLTAALTQMTRYNWGYKAEPTENACQGLKGGVCNWPKGRGVGGTSLINFMLYTRGHRRDYDEWAAANNSGWSYDEVLPYFRKSERIGIPELYKSPYHGRHGPLDVQYTDYRSQLLKAFLKSGREMGYDITDPNGEQLMGFARSQATIRNGRRCSTSKAFIQPVVHRKNLHISMKSWVTRLIIDPITKTVIGVEFVKQRQRFVVRARKEVILSAGTIASPQILMLSGVGPADHLREHNITVVQDLQVGYNLQDHITLNGLVFVVNDSTVNDARLLNPSDIFRYLIAGQGPYTIPGGAEAFAFVRTPSSSFATDYPDMELVLGAGSLSGDRFGTMRNLLGITDEFYDTMFGDLQSKETFGLVPVLLRPKSRGRISLRSRNPFHWPRMEPNFMQHPDDVRAMIEGIEMILKLARSKPMVKMGTRFHDRPFPGCQHLKFASEEYWRCCLRRYGSSLQHQSGTCKMGPATDKSSVVDAQLRVHGIRGLRVVDASVLPNVPAGHTNAVVIMVAEKASDMIKDAWRMRTTPLDS encoded by the exons ATGAGATTTCTTGAAGTCTTGCTTCTCTGTCTGTGTTCCTTTCAAGCCGCCAGGGGCCAACTTCTGGTGGACTTGGCCCGTGATTTCGAGACTTCGCTGCTAAACAACCGGATTCCGGACACCACACGGTTTCTGCCGGAATATGACTTCATCATCGTGGGAGCTGGCAGTGCGGGTTGTGTGCTGGCCAACCGACTGAGTGAGATTACCTCCGCCAGTGTTTTGCTCCTGGAAGCCGGCGATCAGGAAACCTTCATCAGCGATGTCCCGCTGACTGCAGCTCTCACTCAAATGACACGTTACAACTGGGGCTACAAGGCAGAGCCCACGGAAAACGCATGTCAAGGACTAAAGGGCGGCGTTTGCAATTGGCCCAAGGGGCGTGGCGTGGGCGGCACGAGTTTGATCAACTTTATGCTATACACTCGGGGTCATCGCAGGGATTACGATGAATGGGCAGCGGCGAATAACTCAGGTTGGTCCTACGACGAAGTTCTGCCCTATTTCCGAAAATCCGAAAGGATTGGCATTCCCGAGCTGTATAAATCACCCTATCATGGTCGCCACGGACCGCTGGATGTGCAGTACACAGACTATAGATCTCAACTGCTGAAGGCCTTCCTAAAATCCGGCAGGGAAATGGGCTACGACATCACGGATCCAAATGGAGAGCAGTTGATGGGTTTCGCGAGGTCTCAGGCCACCATTCGGAATGGCAGGCGGTGTAGCACCAGCAAGGCCTTCATACAGCCTGTGGTACATCGCAAAAATCTGCACATCTCCATGAAGAGCTGGGTCACCCGGCTAATTATCGATCCGATCACGAAAACTGTCATTGGGGTGGAGTTCGTAAAGCAACGCCAACGGTTTGTGGTTCGAGCCAGAAAGGAGGTAATTCTATCCGCTGGCACCATCGCCAGTCCCCAAATCCTCATGCTATCCGGAGTGGGTCCGGCGGATCACCTGAGGGAGCACAATATCACAGTGGTGCAGGATCTACAAGTGGGCTACAATCTTCAGGATCACATAACACTCAATGGTCTGGTTTTCGTGGTCAACGATTCGACGGTCAACGATGCCCGTCTACTGAACCCTTCGGACATTTTTCGGTATTTAATTGCGGGACAGGGACCATACACTATTCCCGGTGGAGCAGAGGCATTCGCTTTTGTGAGGACTCCCAGCTCCAGTTTTG CCACGGACTATCCCGACATGGAACTGGTCCTAGGAGCAGGATCTTTGAGTGGCGATCGGTTTGGCACCATGCGAAATTTACTGGGCATAACCGATGAGTTCTATGACACGATGTTCGGAGATCTGCAGAGCAAGGAGACTTTCGGTCTGGTTCCGGTGCTTCTGCGACCCAAAAGCCGGGGACGCATATCGTTGCGCAGCCGCAATCCTTTCCACTGGCCGCGCATGGAACCCAACTTTATGCAGCATCCGGACGATGTGAGGGCCATGATCGAAGGAATCGAAAtg ATCCTCAAACTGGCCCGATCCAAGCCCATGGTGAAGATGGGCACTCGTTTTCATGACCGTCCTTTTCCGGGATGTCAGCACCTTAAGTTTGCCAGCGAGGAGTACTGGAGGTGCTGTCTGCGAAGATATGGATCCAGTTTGCAGCACCAATCGGGCACATGCAAGATGGGTCCCGCCACCGATAAATCTTCCGTGGTGGATGCCCAGCTCAGGGTGCACGGCATCCGGGGACTACGGGTTGTGGATGCCTCGGTGCTGCCCAATGTCCCAGCTGGCCACACGAACGCCGTTGTGATCATGGTCGCTGAGAAGGCGTCCGATATGATCAAGGATGCTTGGCGAATGAGGACCACTCCTTTGGACTCCTAA